Proteins from one Bos indicus x Bos taurus breed Angus x Brahman F1 hybrid chromosome 19, Bos_hybrid_MaternalHap_v2.0, whole genome shotgun sequence genomic window:
- the SSTR2 gene encoding somatostatin receptor type 2, with protein MDLVSELNETQPWLTAPFDLNGSVGAANISNQTEPYYDLASNVVLTFIYFVVCIIGLCGNTLVIYVILRYAKMKTITNIYILNLAIADELFMLGLPFLAMQVALVHWPFGKAICRVVMTVDGINQFTSIFCLTVMSIDRYLAVVHPIKSAKWRRPRTAKMINVAVWGVSLLVILPIMIYAGLRSNQWGRSSCTINWPGESGAWYTGFIIYAFILGFLVPLTIICLCYLFIIIKVKSSGIRVGSSKRKKSEKKVTRMVSIVVAVFIFCWLPFYIFNVSSVSVAISPTPALKGMFDFVVVLTYANSCANPILYAFLSDNFKKSFQNVLCLVKVSGTDDGERSDSKQDKSRLNETTETQRTLLNGDLQTSI; from the coding sequence ATGGATCTGGTGTCTGAACTCAATGAGACCCAACCTTGGCTGACCGCTCCATTCGACCTCAATGGCTCCGTGGGGGCAGCCAACATTTCAAACCAGACAGAGCCGTACTACGACCTGGCCAGCAACGTCGTCCTCACCTTCATCTACTTCGTGGTCTGCATCATTGGGTTGTGTGGCAACACACTGGTCATTTACGTCATCCTCCGCTATGCCAAGATGAAGACCATCACCAACATCTACATCCTCAACCTGGCCATCGCAGATGAACTCTTCATGCTGGGTCTGCCCTTCCTGGCCATGCAGGTGGCTCTGGTCCACTGGCCCTTTGGCAAGGCCATCTGCCGGGTGGTCATGACCGTGGATGGCATCAATCAGTTCACCAGCATCTTCTGCCTGACGGTCATGAGCATCGACCGCTACCTGGCTGTGGTCCACCCCATCAAGTCGGCCAAGTGGAGGAGACCCCGGACAGCCAAGATGATCAACGTGGCTGTGTGGGGCGTCTCTCTGCTGGTCATCTTGCCGATCATGATATATGCTGGCCTTCGGAGCAACCAGTGGGGGAGAAGCAGTTGCACCATCAACTGGCCAGGCGAATCTGGGGCCTGGTACACAGGCTTCATCATCTATGCCTTCATTCTGGGGTTCCTGGTGCCCCTGACCATCATCTGTCTCTGCTACTTGTTCATTATCATCAAGGTGAAGTCCTCCGGCATCCGAGTGGGTTCCTCCAAAAGGAAAAAGTCTGAGAAGAAGGTCACCCGCATGGTGTCCATCGTGGTGGCCGTCTTCATCTTCTGCTGGCTCCCCTTCTACATCTTCAACGTCTCTTCGGTCTCAGTGGCCATCagtcccaccccagccctcaaAGGCATGTTTGACTTCGTGGTGGTCCTCACCTACGCCAACAGCTGTGCCAACCCTATCCTCTATGCCTTCTTGTCCGACAACTTCAAGAAGAGCTTCCAGAACGTCCTCTGCTTGGTCAAGGTGAGCGGCACAGACGACGGGGAGCGGAGTGACAGTAAGCAGGACAAATCCCGGCTGAATGAGACCACGGAGACCCAGAGGACCCTCCTCAACGGAGACCTCCAGACCAGTATCTGa